The proteins below are encoded in one region of Roseovarius bejariae:
- a CDS encoding amino acid ABC transporter substrate-binding protein, whose protein sequence is MKKSVFLGALTVAGIAAGAAAAGTLDDVKARGKLNCGVTTGLVGFAAPDANGEWDGFDVGVCRAVAAAVLGDGSAVEFVPTTGKTRFTALASGEIDMLARNTTWTFSRDVDLKFEFTGINYYDGQGFIVPKALGVSSAKELSGATICIQTGTTTELNLADYFRANNMEYEPVPIETNAEGQQQYLAGACDVYTTDRSGLAATRAAFETPGDHVILPETISKEPLGPLVRHGDNEWGDVVRWTLNALIAAEEYGVTSANIADMASAPGDKPEVNRLLGTEGNLGEMLGLDADWAVKAISVGGNYGELFEKNIGENTPIGLSRGLNAQWTDGGLLYSPPFR, encoded by the coding sequence ATGAAAAAATCCGTATTTCTTGGCGCGCTGACTGTCGCCGGCATTGCTGCTGGTGCTGCTGCGGCGGGCACGCTGGATGACGTGAAAGCGCGTGGCAAACTGAACTGTGGCGTGACCACCGGTCTGGTTGGCTTCGCCGCACCCGATGCCAATGGCGAATGGGACGGCTTTGACGTCGGCGTTTGCCGCGCTGTTGCCGCTGCCGTTCTGGGTGACGGTTCCGCCGTCGAGTTCGTGCCGACCACCGGCAAGACACGTTTCACCGCGCTGGCCTCCGGCGAGATCGACATGCTGGCCCGGAACACCACCTGGACCTTCAGCCGCGACGTTGACCTGAAGTTCGAATTCACCGGCATCAACTATTATGACGGTCAGGGCTTCATCGTTCCCAAGGCGCTGGGCGTAAGCTCGGCCAAGGAACTCAGCGGTGCAACGATCTGTATCCAGACCGGGACCACCACCGAGTTGAACCTTGCAGACTACTTCCGTGCGAACAACATGGAGTATGAGCCGGTTCCGATCGAAACCAACGCCGAAGGCCAGCAACAGTACCTTGCCGGTGCTTGCGACGTTTACACCACCGACCGCTCGGGTCTGGCCGCGACGCGTGCCGCCTTTGAAACCCCCGGCGATCACGTGATCCTGCCCGAAACCATTTCGAAAGAGCCGCTTGGCCCGCTTGTCCGCCACGGCGACAACGAATGGGGTGATGTCGTGCGCTGGACGCTGAACGCCCTGATCGCTGCCGAAGAATATGGCGTGACCAGCGCGAATATCGCCGACATGGCATCGGCCCCCGGCGACAAGCCCGAGGTCAACCGCCTGCTGGGCACCGAGGGCAATCTTGGCGAGATGCTGGGCCTTGATGCCGATTGGGCCGTGAAGGCGATTTCGGTTGGCGGCAACTACGGCGAATTGTTCGAAAAGAACATCGGTGAGAACACGCCCATTGGCCTGTCGCGCGGTCTGAACGCGCAGTGGACCGATGGTGGCCTGCTCTACAGCCCGCCGTTCCGTTAA
- a CDS encoding ATP12 family chaperone protein → MSEWKAKRFWKEARVVEAEGGYSVELDGRGVKTPAKRKLVVPTRAMAQAIAEEWDAQEGEIDPGQMPVTRSANAAIDKVALQHAEVARMLADYADSDLLCYRAESPAELVTRQAEAWDPLLDWADREFGARLIPVSGVMHQPQSPKALEVMAKRAHGMDNFTLTAFHDLVGLSGSFVIGLAAMHDMRETRALWQLSRVDEQWQEELWGPDEEATAVAARKESEFLHAKRFLNLAQ, encoded by the coding sequence ATGAGCGAGTGGAAAGCAAAGCGTTTCTGGAAAGAGGCCCGCGTCGTCGAGGCCGAGGGTGGCTATTCCGTCGAACTGGACGGGCGTGGCGTGAAAACCCCGGCCAAGCGCAAGCTGGTTGTTCCGACCCGCGCCATGGCACAGGCGATTGCCGAAGAATGGGATGCGCAGGAGGGCGAGATCGACCCGGGGCAGATGCCCGTCACGCGATCGGCCAATGCGGCGATCGACAAGGTGGCATTGCAACATGCCGAGGTGGCCCGGATGCTGGCCGATTACGCGGATTCGGATTTGCTGTGCTATCGGGCGGAAAGCCCCGCCGAACTCGTCACGCGGCAGGCCGAGGCCTGGGACCCGCTTCTGGATTGGGCGGACCGCGAGTTCGGCGCGCGCCTGATCCCGGTTTCGGGGGTCATGCATCAGCCGCAATCGCCCAAAGCGCTGGAGGTGATGGCAAAACGGGCGCATGGGATGGACAATTTCACCCTGACCGCCTTTCACGATCTCGTGGGACTGTCGGGGTCGTTCGTGATCGGGTTGGCCGCAATGCACGATATGCGCGAAACGAGAGCGCTTTGGCAGCTTTCGCGTGTGGACGAGCAGTGGCAGGAGGAGCTTTGGGGCCCCGATGAGGAGGCCACCGCAGTTGCCGCAAGAAAAGAAAGTGAGTTTTTACACGCCAAGCGCTTTCTGAATCTTGCGCAGTAG
- a CDS encoding amino acid ABC transporter permease, with the protein MSDTHQQSIAFVRDTMLPEAPPPTAETGIVKWMRENLFSNVTNGLLTLAALAAIYYLLSGFMPWLLNGIWDAPSIRACREVLQGEVGGCFAVLTERWNQLLFGFKYPDEEYWRPTLAFVLLFAAAAPVMFPNHVPKALLVFTGLYPFLAYWLIWGGPILSPIFGLLGFVVGYLVWNRLVAQSFAAGFFGAIIAAMITWWLGGMIVEAMASENTLLAAVPSRDMGGFMLNMILGTVCVSLSIPFGIALALGRQSDMPIIKWICVIFIEFIRGVPLITLLFVANVVLAYFLPPGTTFDLILRVIIMITMFASAYIAEVIRGGLAALPKGQYEAADSLGLDYPQAMRLIILPQALKISIPGIVNVAVGLFKDTTLVSVISMFDLVGMIRGPILASTEWNGVYWELLGFAALLFFVVCYGISQYSQWLERQLQTDHR; encoded by the coding sequence ATGTCGGATACTCATCAGCAATCCATTGCCTTTGTCCGCGACACCATGCTGCCAGAGGCGCCGCCGCCCACGGCGGAAACCGGCATCGTCAAATGGATGCGGGAGAACCTGTTCTCCAACGTCACCAACGGCCTTCTGACGCTGGCCGCTTTGGCCGCGATCTATTACCTGCTGTCGGGTTTCATGCCCTGGCTTCTGAACGGGATTTGGGATGCGCCGTCTATCCGCGCCTGCCGTGAAGTCCTTCAGGGAGAGGTCGGGGGCTGTTTCGCGGTGCTGACCGAACGCTGGAACCAGCTTTTGTTCGGGTTCAAATACCCGGACGAGGAATACTGGCGCCCGACACTGGCCTTCGTGCTGCTGTTCGCGGCGGCGGCCCCGGTGATGTTCCCCAATCATGTGCCGAAGGCTCTTCTGGTCTTTACCGGGCTTTATCCCTTCCTGGCCTATTGGTTGATCTGGGGCGGGCCGATCCTGTCGCCGATCTTTGGCCTGTTGGGCTTTGTCGTGGGGTACCTCGTCTGGAACCGCCTTGTGGCACAGTCCTTTGCGGCGGGGTTCTTTGGCGCGATCATTGCCGCGATGATCACATGGTGGCTTGGTGGCATGATCGTCGAGGCCATGGCATCCGAGAACACGCTTTTGGCGGCCGTGCCCAGCCGGGACATGGGGGGCTTCATGCTCAACATGATCCTCGGGACGGTCTGTGTGTCGCTGTCGATTCCCTTCGGGATCGCCTTGGCATTGGGACGCCAATCGGACATGCCGATCATCAAGTGGATCTGCGTGATCTTCATCGAGTTCATTCGCGGTGTCCCCCTGATCACGCTGCTGTTCGTGGCGAACGTGGTTCTGGCTTACTTCCTGCCGCCGGGCACGACCTTTGACCTGATCCTGCGGGTGATCATCATGATCACGATGTTCGCCTCGGCCTATATCGCCGAGGTGATCCGGGGCGGCCTTGCCGCGCTGCCGAAGGGACAGTACGAGGCCGCCGACAGCCTTGGCCTGGATTATCCGCAGGCGATGCGCCTGATCATCCTGCCGCAGGCGCTCAAGATCTCGATCCCGGGCATCGTGAACGTCGCCGTGGGCCTGTTCAAGGATACCACGCTGGTGTCGGTCATTTCGATGTTCGACCTCGTGGGCATGATCCGCGGACCGATCCTTGCCTCGACCGAGTGGAACGGCGTGTATTGGGAGCTTCTGGGCTTTGCCGCGCTTCTGTTCTTCGTCGTGTGCTACGGCATTTCTCAATATTCGCAGTGGCTGGAACGTCAGCTGCAAACCGATCATCGATAA
- a CDS encoding amino acid ABC transporter ATP-binding protein: MSEAAQMQVSDEVAISIENMNKWYGAFHVLRDIDLTVNRGERIVIAGPSGSGKSTLIRCINALEEHQKGKITVDGTLLSSDLKNIDKIRSEVGMVFQHFNLFPHLTILENCTLAPIWVRKTPKREAEEIAMHFLEKVKIPEQADKYPGQLSGGQQQRVAIARSLCMKPRIMLFDEPTSALDPEMIKEVLDTMVSLAEEGMTMLCVTHEMGFARQVANRVIFMDQGQIVEQNEPEEFFNNPKSERTKLFLSQILGH; this comes from the coding sequence ATGTCTGAAGCCGCTCAAATGCAAGTCAGCGACGAAGTCGCGATCTCAATCGAAAACATGAACAAGTGGTACGGGGCGTTCCATGTGCTGCGCGACATCGACCTGACGGTCAATCGCGGCGAACGGATCGTCATTGCAGGGCCCTCGGGTTCGGGCAAATCCACGTTGATCCGCTGCATCAACGCGCTGGAGGAGCACCAGAAGGGCAAGATCACCGTGGACGGCACGCTGTTGTCCTCGGACCTCAAGAACATCGACAAGATCCGGTCGGAGGTTGGGATGGTGTTCCAGCACTTCAACCTGTTCCCGCATCTGACCATTCTGGAAAACTGCACCCTCGCGCCGATCTGGGTACGCAAGACGCCCAAGCGCGAGGCCGAGGAAATCGCCATGCATTTCCTTGAAAAGGTGAAAATCCCCGAACAGGCCGATAAATACCCCGGTCAGCTTTCGGGGGGTCAGCAGCAGCGGGTGGCGATTGCCCGGTCACTCTGCATGAAGCCGCGGATCATGTTGTTCGACGAACCCACCTCGGCGCTCGACCCCGAGATGATCAAGGAGGTTCTCGACACCATGGTGTCGCTGGCCGAGGAAGGCATGACCATGCTGTGTGTGACCCACGAGATGGGCTTTGCGCGGCAGGTGGCCAACCGGGTGATTTTCATGGACCAAGGCCAGATCGTCGAACAGAACGAGCCGGAAGAGTTCTTCAACAATCCGAAATCGGAGCGCACCAAGTTGTTCCTGAGCCAGATTTTGGGCCACTAA
- the yihA gene encoding ribosome biogenesis GTP-binding protein YihA/YsxC, whose translation MTLPFPIAPDPDEMMAEKGRKLFAGPIDFLKGVVAMSGLPPADRLEVCFAGRSNVGKSSLINALTGRKALARASNTPGRTQEINYFTLGEERYLVDLPGYGYANAPLAKVEQWQRLLKQYLSGRQTLRRAFVLIDARHGIKAVDEEIMSLLDSAAVTFQCVLTKTDKVKAKDREAVLKQVRGKLSSHPAAFPEILLTSSEKGDGIATLRAIIAGLD comes from the coding sequence ATGACCCTGCCTTTCCCCATCGCACCCGATCCGGATGAAATGATGGCCGAAAAGGGCCGCAAGCTGTTTGCCGGACCCATCGACTTTCTCAAGGGCGTGGTCGCCATGTCGGGCCTGCCCCCCGCCGACCGGCTGGAGGTGTGCTTTGCCGGGCGCTCGAACGTCGGGAAATCCAGCCTGATCAACGCGCTGACCGGGCGCAAGGCGCTGGCGCGGGCCTCCAACACCCCGGGCCGCACGCAGGAAATCAACTATTTCACGCTGGGCGAGGAACGCTACCTCGTGGACCTGCCCGGCTATGGCTATGCCAATGCGCCGCTGGCCAAGGTCGAGCAATGGCAACGCCTGCTCAAACAGTACCTTTCGGGCCGTCAGACCCTGCGCCGCGCCTTCGTGCTGATCGACGCCCGCCATGGCATCAAAGCCGTGGACGAAGAGATCATGAGCCTGCTGGACAGCGCCGCCGTGACCTTTCAATGCGTGCTGACCAAGACCGACAAGGTGAAGGCCAAGGATCGCGAGGCCGTGTTGAAACAGGTGCGCGGCAAACTGTCGTCACACCCCGCCGCCTTTCCCGAAATTCTGCTGACCTCGTCCGAGAAAGGCGATGGCATCGCCACGCTGCGCGCCATCATCGCGGGCTTGGACTAA
- a CDS encoding MOSC domain-containing protein has translation MTPRIAALWRHPIKGHGREALEKVTLTKGQTMPWDRRWAVAHEMAQANETAWSPCANFSRGAKVPALMAINARCDEASGRVTLTHPDRPDLTFDPENEADSFLTWVRPLMPANRAQSTRIVRVEGRGMTDTDYPSLSLLNLASNDVMTQTMQQEISPLRWRGNIHMSGLEPWVEFDWIDKTVRLGEAELAIREPIVRCLATTANPDTGERDSDTLAALKTHFGHQNFGIYAEVTRSGKIAVGDPIEVLE, from the coding sequence ATGACCCCGCGTATCGCGGCCCTCTGGCGTCATCCCATCAAGGGGCATGGCCGGGAAGCCCTTGAAAAGGTCACCCTGACCAAGGGACAGACCATGCCATGGGATCGCCGCTGGGCCGTCGCGCATGAAATGGCACAGGCGAATGAGACCGCATGGTCGCCCTGTGCCAATTTCTCGCGCGGGGCCAAGGTGCCCGCGCTCATGGCGATCAACGCCCGCTGCGATGAAGCATCGGGCCGGGTCACCCTGACCCACCCCGACCGTCCCGACCTGACCTTCGACCCCGAGAATGAGGCCGACAGCTTCCTGACTTGGGTGCGCCCCTTGATGCCCGCCAACCGGGCACAATCCACGCGTATCGTGCGCGTCGAAGGGCGCGGCATGACCGACACCGATTACCCCTCGCTCAGCCTGCTGAACCTCGCCTCCAACGACGTCATGACCCAAACCATGCAACAGGAAATTTCCCCCCTGCGCTGGCGGGGCAACATCCACATGTCGGGACTTGAGCCTTGGGTCGAATTCGACTGGATCGACAAGACCGTCAGGCTGGGCGAGGCCGAACTCGCCATTCGCGAACCCATCGTCCGCTGCCTTGCCACCACGGCGAATCCCGATACAGGGGAGCGTGACTCAGATACGCTCGCTGCCCTCAAAACCCATTTCGGGCATCAGAACTTCGGCATCTATGCCGAGGTCACCCGCTCCGGAAAGATCGCCGTTGGTGACCCCATCGAGGTGCTGGAATGA
- the yidC gene encoding membrane protein insertase YidC: MNDQNKNLILATALSFIVILVWFVVFPPPEPTDTPAPETVTESTAPEAATASAPTAEADPEAAAQTGEVTTLAQDAPRLAIDTPSVEGAISLQGGRIDRLSLKNYRETLEPGSDIVQLLEPVGGAAPYYALFGWAPGAGLTHDQVPNADTIWSADESSTLTPDSPVTLTWDNGAGLTFERVISVDEDFMFTVTQSVENTGASAPSLAPYGILARHGKPADMKNFFILHEGLIAMSDGELAEVDYDDVAEYEFNPREGAPAEVTQVEESGWIGFTDHYWMTTLIPNSGTPFKSVNKYDPKRDIYQTEAVQPTLTVEPGETVSSETRLFAGAKEWATIRAYQNEGGVDRFLDSIDWGWFFFLTKPIFAVLHWLNLTLAGMGIAGSMGWAIIGLTLLIKALLLPLAFKSYVSMAKMKELQPQMEQIKETAGDDRQKLQQEMMALYKKEKVNPASGCLPILLQIPIFFSLYKVIFVTLELRHAPWIGWIKDLSAPDPSSLYNLWGIFPWDAPEPGSALALAFIGFLPLLLGISMWLQQKLNPAPTDPTQQMIFAWMPWVFMFMLGSFASGLVIYWIANNTITFSQQYLIMRSQGYKPDVLGNIKSSFRRKTQTDEK; this comes from the coding sequence ATGAACGATCAGAACAAGAACCTAATCCTGGCGACTGCGCTCAGCTTCATCGTCATTCTTGTGTGGTTTGTGGTGTTCCCGCCGCCTGAGCCGACGGATACCCCTGCCCCCGAAACCGTCACCGAGAGCACAGCCCCCGAGGCCGCCACGGCAAGTGCCCCCACCGCCGAGGCCGATCCGGAAGCCGCTGCACAGACCGGCGAGGTGACAACCCTGGCCCAAGACGCCCCGCGGCTTGCCATCGACACCCCGAGCGTCGAGGGCGCGATCTCGCTGCAAGGCGGGCGCATCGACCGGTTGTCGCTCAAGAACTACCGTGAAACGCTCGAACCGGGCTCGGACATTGTTCAGCTGCTCGAACCCGTGGGCGGCGCGGCCCCCTATTACGCGCTGTTCGGCTGGGCCCCGGGTGCGGGCCTGACTCATGATCAGGTTCCCAACGCCGATACCATCTGGTCGGCAGACGAAAGCAGCACCCTGACCCCGGACAGCCCCGTCACCCTGACATGGGACAACGGCGCGGGCCTGACCTTTGAGCGGGTCATCTCGGTGGATGAAGACTTCATGTTCACCGTCACCCAATCGGTCGAGAACACGGGCGCCTCTGCCCCCTCCCTTGCGCCCTACGGGATCCTTGCCCGCCATGGCAAACCCGCAGACATGAAAAACTTTTTCATCCTGCACGAGGGCCTGATCGCGATGTCCGACGGCGAGCTTGCCGAGGTCGATTACGACGATGTCGCCGAATACGAGTTCAACCCCCGCGAAGGCGCCCCCGCCGAGGTCACGCAGGTCGAGGAAAGCGGCTGGATCGGGTTTACCGACCACTACTGGATGACCACCCTCATCCCCAACTCGGGCACGCCGTTCAAATCCGTCAACAAGTACGACCCCAAGCGCGACATTTACCAGACCGAGGCGGTCCAACCGACCCTCACGGTCGAGCCCGGCGAAACGGTCTCGTCCGAGACCCGCCTTTTCGCGGGGGCCAAGGAATGGGCCACGATCCGCGCCTACCAGAACGAGGGCGGGGTTGACCGGTTCCTCGATTCCATCGACTGGGGCTGGTTCTTCTTCCTGACCAAGCCGATTTTCGCCGTTCTGCACTGGCTCAACCTGACGCTGGCGGGCATGGGCATCGCGGGCTCCATGGGCTGGGCGATCATCGGGCTGACCCTTCTGATCAAGGCGCTGCTTCTGCCGCTGGCCTTCAAATCCTACGTCTCGATGGCGAAGATGAAGGAACTGCAACCGCAGATGGAGCAGATCAAGGAAACCGCCGGCGACGACCGCCAGAAACTCCAGCAGGAGATGATGGCCCTCTACAAGAAGGAAAAGGTCAACCCGGCCTCGGGCTGCCTGCCGATCCTCCTGCAAATCCCGATCTTCTTCTCGCTCTACAAGGTGATCTTCGTCACGCTGGAGCTGCGCCACGCGCCCTGGATCGGCTGGATCAAGGACCTTTCGGCGCCCGACCCCTCGTCGCTTTATAACCTCTGGGGGATCTTCCCTTGGGACGCGCCGGAACCGGGATCGGCCCTTGCACTGGCCTTCATCGGCTTCCTGCCCCTGCTGTTGGGTATCTCGATGTGGCTGCAACAAAAGCTGAACCCGGCCCCCACGGACCCGACGCAACAGATGATCTTTGCCTGGATGCCCTGGGTCTTCATGTTCATGCTGGGCAGCTTTGCCAGCGGGCTGGTCATCTACTGGATCGCCAACAACACGATCACCTTCTCGCAGCAATACCTGATCATGCGCAGCCAAGGCTATAAGCCCGACGTTCTGGGCAACATCAAATCCAGCTTCAGGCGCAAGACGCAAACGGACGAGAAATGA
- a CDS encoding amino acid ABC transporter permease: MTTLSDPPRESFRLSMLINDTRYRSYTFQFIALVAVIALFAYLGSNLMYNLREAGLNISYGFLSEPSGYDINQTLIEYDSQSSHWRASVAGILNTLLVAFLACLTATILGVVAGVLRLSNNWLVRKLMAGYVEAFRNVPVLIWIIIIFTVMTAVLPAPSAFRGADPDRTMLLDAFAFTNRGVYIPKPVWLEGSGIVVGVFIASIIGMIAYRRYATKLLYETGKLLPMGWPSLAILFVPTILMFFILGRPIELDYPALKGFNFQGGIQIRGSLIALWFALAIYTGAFIAENVRAGIQAVSKGQTEAAASLGLRPRRIMNLVILPQALRVIIPPLISNYLNITKNSSLAIAVGYMDITGTLGGITLNQTGRAIETVLLLMLFYLAISLAISALMNVYNNAVKLKER, encoded by the coding sequence ATGACAACACTCAGCGACCCACCGCGCGAGTCGTTTCGGCTATCTATGCTGATTAACGATACGCGGTATCGATCCTACACATTCCAGTTCATCGCGCTTGTGGCGGTGATCGCATTGTTCGCCTATCTCGGGTCGAACCTCATGTACAACCTGCGTGAAGCGGGGCTGAACATATCCTATGGGTTCCTGAGTGAGCCGTCGGGATATGACATCAACCAGACGCTGATCGAATACGACAGCCAGTCGTCGCATTGGCGGGCATCGGTTGCCGGTATCCTGAACACGCTTCTCGTGGCCTTTCTGGCCTGCCTCACGGCGACGATCCTTGGCGTTGTTGCCGGGGTCTTGCGCTTGTCGAACAACTGGCTGGTGCGGAAACTCATGGCGGGGTATGTCGAAGCCTTCCGCAACGTGCCGGTCCTGATCTGGATCATCATCATCTTCACGGTGATGACGGCGGTTCTCCCCGCGCCGAGCGCGTTTCGGGGCGCCGATCCCGACCGGACGATGTTGCTGGATGCCTTCGCCTTTACCAACCGCGGCGTCTATATCCCCAAACCCGTCTGGCTTGAGGGCTCGGGGATTGTTGTCGGGGTTTTCATCGCTTCGATCATCGGGATGATCGCCTATCGCCGGTATGCGACCAAGCTGCTCTATGAGACCGGGAAGCTGTTGCCGATGGGCTGGCCCTCTCTGGCAATCCTATTCGTTCCGACCATCCTGATGTTCTTCATCCTCGGGCGTCCGATCGAACTGGATTATCCGGCGCTGAAGGGCTTCAACTTTCAGGGTGGCATTCAGATTCGCGGCTCGCTGATCGCGTTGTGGTTCGCGCTGGCGATCTACACCGGGGCCTTTATCGCGGAAAACGTGCGCGCGGGGATTCAGGCGGTCTCGAAAGGGCAGACCGAGGCGGCGGCGTCGCTGGGCCTTCGGCCGCGTCGGATCATGAACCTTGTGATCCTGCCGCAGGCCCTGCGGGTGATCATTCCGCCATTGATTTCGAACTACCTGAACATCACCAAGAACTCGTCTCTGGCAATTGCCGTGGGCTATATGGACATCACCGGCACGCTGGGCGGTATCACGCTGAACCAGACGGGCCGCGCGATCGAAACGGTCCTGTTGCTGATGCTGTTCTACCTGGCGATCAGCCTGGCCATTTCGGCGCTGATGAATGTCTACAACAACGCCGTTAAGTTGAAGGAGCGCTGA